The Flavobacterium sp. 123 genome contains a region encoding:
- a CDS encoding SsrA-binding protein, protein MFKILAKVNEIILPSFTKQRLDISKAKKWQMAIIGYRYYITIRAINQ, encoded by the coding sequence ATGTTTAAAATTCTAGCCAAAGTTAACGAAATCATATTACCCAGTTTTACTAAACAAAGATTGGATATTTCTAAAGCTAAAAAATGGCAGATGGCTATTATAGGTTACCGGTATTATATTACCATTAGAGCCATAAATCAATAG
- a CDS encoding M56 family metallopeptidase, protein MESLFIYLIKSSGLIGLFYLAYFFMLRKETFFNSNRWFLLAGLFTSILLPLLVITKIIWIEPTPSNINWANIPTTNYIQEKTFEDYLPLILIITYSVGTVLFLAKFAFDFFSLNSILKGKTIQKQADYKFVDITENLAPFSYFNTIVYNSTLYNASELENILEHEKVHSEQFHTIDVLISRLFCVVFWFNPFVWYYKKSILQNLEFIADSEALKKISDKKAYQITLLKITTQENCVAITNHFYQSLIKKRIVMLNKNQSKKWNSWKYTLILPALVGFVLLFQIKTIAQEKKSPNETQTKGEIIITIDKNFSDEELKKQVELFKKEYNCDLIFSEIERNSDNEIIGITVNHNKNIYGNETYKQQHSNNPINPFYIKGDLSGKVSIVNVAKNNKIEDVEKDVDSENDVVSITKEIFIDGAKVSKDDMDKLDPNEIESMDVIKNTSKQEIRIVTKKFNKTLLENEIYINDKKVDKKELLLLDQNTIDKMDVNKNEKTIRIITKNSNEIFNNSDAPTPPIPPTPPTFKFKSPKPPTFPKAPKAPKGSPINGDKKAWKEFEKKMEEFDAKMEKLEPQMEEFDKQMEEFDKQMEPFNKEMEAFDKKMKIYEQQMQEYQSNLKQQK, encoded by the coding sequence ATGGAATCACTTTTTATTTATCTAATCAAATCCAGTGGGTTAATTGGTTTATTTTATTTAGCCTATTTTTTTATGCTTCGAAAAGAAACCTTTTTCAACAGTAATCGTTGGTTTCTATTAGCTGGTTTATTTACTTCAATCCTTTTACCTTTACTTGTTATTACCAAAATAATTTGGATTGAACCCACTCCATCTAACATTAACTGGGCAAATATCCCAACAACAAATTATATCCAAGAAAAAACATTTGAAGATTATTTGCCTCTTATTTTAATAATAACTTATTCGGTTGGAACAGTATTATTTCTTGCCAAATTTGCTTTTGATTTTTTTAGCTTAAACAGCATTTTGAAAGGAAAAACCATTCAAAAACAAGCTGACTATAAGTTTGTTGACATTACCGAGAATCTTGCTCCTTTTTCTTATTTCAATACAATCGTTTACAATTCAACATTATATAATGCTTCCGAATTAGAAAACATTTTAGAACACGAAAAAGTTCATAGCGAACAGTTTCACACCATTGATGTCCTTATTTCAAGATTGTTTTGTGTAGTTTTTTGGTTCAACCCATTTGTTTGGTACTATAAAAAATCCATTTTGCAAAACCTTGAATTCATTGCTGACAGTGAAGCATTAAAAAAAATATCTGATAAAAAAGCCTATCAAATCACACTTTTAAAAATAACAACACAAGAAAATTGTGTTGCCATTACCAATCATTTTTATCAATCATTAATCAAAAAACGAATCGTTATGTTAAACAAAAATCAATCAAAAAAATGGAACTCTTGGAAGTACACTTTAATACTTCCGGCATTAGTAGGCTTTGTTCTTTTATTCCAAATCAAAACTATTGCACAGGAAAAAAAGAGTCCGAATGAAACCCAAACTAAAGGTGAAATTATTATTACTATTGACAAAAATTTTTCGGATGAAGAATTAAAAAAACAAGTGGAGTTATTCAAAAAAGAATACAATTGCGATCTTATTTTTTCTGAAATAGAACGTAATTCTGACAATGAAATTATAGGAATTACTGTAAACCATAACAAAAATATATATGGCAATGAGACCTACAAACAACAACATAGCAATAATCCCATAAATCCATTTTACATTAAAGGTGATTTATCCGGTAAAGTAAGCATTGTTAATGTCGCAAAAAACAATAAAATAGAAGATGTAGAAAAAGATGTTGATTCAGAAAATGATGTAGTTTCTATCACTAAAGAAATTTTTATTGACGGTGCAAAAGTTAGCAAAGATGACATGGACAAATTAGATCCAAATGAAATTGAAAGCATGGATGTAATAAAAAATACAAGCAAGCAAGAAATCAGAATTGTAACTAAAAAATTCAATAAAACACTTCTTGAAAATGAAATCTATATCAATGATAAAAAAGTAGATAAAAAAGAATTATTGCTACTTGACCAAAACACTATTGATAAAATGGATGTCAATAAAAATGAGAAAACGATTCGAATAATTACAAAAAATTCAAATGAAATTTTTAATAATTCTGATGCTCCAACACCTCCAATTCCACCAACACCTCCAACTTTTAAATTTAAAAGTCCTAAACCACCTACTTTTCCAAAAGCACCGAAAGCACCAAAAGGCAGTCCAATAAATGGTGACAAAAAAGCTTGGAAAGAGTTTGAAAAGAAAATGGAAGAATTTGATGCTAAAATGGAAAAACTAGAACCTCAAATGGAAGAGTTCGACAAACAAATGGAGGAGTTTGACAAGCAGATGGAACCTTTCAATAAAGAAATGGAAGCTTTTGACAAAAAAATGAAAATTTACGAACAGCAAATGCAAGAATATCAATCCAATTTAAAGCAACAAAAATAA
- a CDS encoding BlaI/MecI/CopY family transcriptional regulator has protein sequence MQKLTNKEEEIMQILWKLKKAFVKEIMAAITDEQPHYNTLSTIVRNLEEKGFVSHNAFGNTHQYYPIVSIEDYRKRFINTAIDTYFNSSYKNMVSFFAKEEKISADELREILAMIESQKEEK, from the coding sequence ATGCAAAAACTTACAAATAAAGAAGAAGAAATCATGCAAATTTTATGGAAGCTTAAAAAAGCATTCGTAAAAGAAATTATGGCGGCAATAACAGATGAGCAACCCCATTACAATACACTTTCAACTATAGTTAGAAATCTAGAAGAAAAAGGATTTGTGTCACATAATGCTTTTGGAAATACACACCAATACTACCCAATAGTGAGTATCGAAGATTACAGAAAACGCTTCATAAATACTGCTATTGACACTTATTTTAACAGCTCTTATAAAAATATGGTTTCCTTTTTTGCAAAAGAAGAAAAAATTTCGGCAGATGAGTTGCGTGAAATTTTAGCGATGATTGAAAGCCAGAAAGAAGAAAAATAA
- a CDS encoding MFS transporter, with product MLKTAIQRYINNFKGFRREVWILALITFINRAGTMVLPFLSKYLKENLHFTYSEVGWIMVSFGIGSMLGSWLGGKLSDKIGFYKIMIFSLFTSGLLFFILQYITSFWGLCFGMFLIMTIADMFRPAMFVSLSVYAKPENRVRALSLVRLSVNLGFAAGPTLGGLIILGIGYQGLFWIDGSTCIIAILIFALFVKEKKKESLAPHEQTPVIIKSKSVFKDKPFWIFQFISFISAMLFFQIFTTLPLFHHEHFGLSEVQTGLLISLNGFLVFLFEMPLVSFMERKQIDRIRIILWGSLLIAVSFYILLLDYWVIILIISIVFITFGEIFVFPFSNAFALSRAPKGHEGRYMALYTMTFSLAHIVSSKIGLEIIGHFGYQINWFIMGTCGFIAFGCCFWLQKILALERQND from the coding sequence ATGCTCAAAACTGCAATTCAACGTTACATAAATAATTTTAAAGGTTTTAGGCGTGAAGTTTGGATTCTAGCACTCATTACTTTTATTAACCGTGCTGGCACCATGGTTTTGCCTTTTTTATCTAAATATCTAAAGGAAAACTTGCACTTTACTTATAGTGAAGTGGGATGGATTATGGTTTCGTTTGGTATTGGTTCTATGCTTGGTTCGTGGTTGGGAGGCAAATTATCAGACAAAATCGGGTTCTATAAAATTATGATTTTCAGTCTTTTTACCAGTGGATTATTATTTTTCATATTACAATATATAACTTCTTTTTGGGGATTATGTTTCGGAATGTTCCTGATAATGACCATTGCCGATATGTTTAGACCAGCAATGTTTGTTTCATTAAGCGTTTATGCAAAACCTGAAAACCGTGTTAGAGCCTTGTCTTTAGTTCGTTTATCTGTAAATTTAGGATTTGCTGCAGGACCTACACTTGGTGGACTTATCATTTTAGGCATTGGATATCAAGGATTATTTTGGATTGATGGAAGTACCTGTATTATCGCAATTTTAATATTTGCCCTTTTTGTAAAAGAAAAGAAAAAAGAGTCGCTTGCGCCTCATGAACAAACTCCAGTCATAATTAAATCTAAATCTGTTTTTAAAGATAAACCATTTTGGATATTCCAGTTTATCAGTTTTATAAGCGCCATGTTGTTTTTTCAAATTTTCACAACCTTACCTTTATTCCATCATGAACATTTTGGTTTATCCGAAGTACAAACAGGTCTCTTAATCTCTTTAAATGGGTTTTTAGTTTTTTTATTCGAAATGCCTTTAGTGAGTTTTATGGAGCGAAAACAAATTGATAGAATCCGAATTATCCTCTGGGGTTCACTATTAATTGCGGTTAGTTTTTACATCCTTTTGCTGGATTATTGGGTAATCATTTTAATTATAAGTATTGTCTTTATCACTTTTGGAGAAATATTTGTTTTCCCTTTTTCGAATGCTTTTGCCTTAAGCAGAGCCCCAAAAGGACATGAAGGACGCTATATGGCATTATACACGATGACTTTTAGCTTAGCACATATTGTAAGTTCAAAAATTGGATTAGAAATTATAGGTCATTTCGGATATCAAATAAATTGGTTCATCATGGGAACTTGCGGTTTTATTGCTTTTGGCTGCTGTTTTTGGTTACAAAAAATTTTAGCATTAGAAAGACAAAACGATTAA
- a CDS encoding DUF1684 domain-containing protein — protein MRTLVILFFLVQVYFGSAQNKFNSASVKKFQKELNAEYADPKTSPLDPEDLATFKTLDFYPINKKFFVKARFVRTENEKSFEMQTSTDRKPMYVKYGEVYFTIDGKKLKLNIYRNIELSKKEEYKDYLFLPFSDLCSGKESYIGGKYIDMKVPKGNTITIDFNTSYNPYCAYSHKYSCPKVPLENDLNIAIKAGVKKFHD, from the coding sequence ATGAGAACACTAGTAATTTTATTTTTTTTGGTTCAAGTATATTTTGGCTCAGCCCAAAATAAATTTAATAGTGCTTCAGTCAAAAAGTTTCAAAAAGAGTTGAATGCAGAATATGCAGATCCTAAAACAAGTCCATTGGATCCAGAAGATTTAGCAACTTTTAAAACCTTGGATTTTTATCCAATAAATAAAAAATTCTTTGTGAAAGCAAGGTTTGTTCGAACCGAAAATGAAAAATCATTTGAGATGCAAACCTCAACGGATAGAAAACCTATGTATGTTAAGTATGGTGAAGTTTACTTTACTATTGACGGCAAAAAATTAAAACTTAATATTTATAGAAATATTGAACTTTCGAAAAAAGAGGAATACAAAGACTATTTATTTTTACCTTTTTCTGATTTGTGTTCTGGAAAAGAAAGCTACATAGGAGGGAAATATATTGATATGAAAGTACCTAAAGGAAATACGATTACTATCGATTTTAACACATCATATAATCCGTATTGCGCTTATAGTCATAAATATTCATGCCCTAAAGTACCTTTAGAAAATGATTTAAATATAGCGATAAAAGCAGGAGTTAAAAAATTTCATGATTAA
- a CDS encoding TatD family hydrolase translates to MEYFNLHTHIYTNQPNILELVNQYPYEFDGSITFYSTGIHPWYIDENRLESDLQIIESKLKESNCLALGECGLDKRIDIPMDLQQSVFEKQLFLAQKYQKPVVIHCVAAFQELIDIIRKENITVPILIHGFSKSEQLAKQLLDNGFYISFGKYLLRNPEIELVFKNIPNDRFFLETDTIDEGIQAVYALAAKYKGVSVEEIQEIIRTNFNKVFKIQF, encoded by the coding sequence ATGGAATATTTCAATTTACATACCCACATATATACCAATCAACCTAATATATTAGAATTGGTTAATCAATATCCTTACGAATTTGATGGGTCAATTACGTTTTATTCTACTGGGATTCATCCTTGGTATATTGACGAAAACCGCTTGGAATCTGACTTGCAGATAATTGAAAGTAAGCTCAAAGAATCTAATTGTCTGGCCCTAGGCGAATGTGGTTTAGATAAACGCATCGATATTCCAATGGATTTGCAACAATCTGTTTTTGAAAAGCAATTATTTTTAGCTCAAAAATACCAAAAACCAGTTGTGATACATTGTGTCGCAGCTTTTCAAGAATTGATTGATATTATTAGAAAAGAGAATATTACAGTGCCAATTTTGATTCATGGGTTTTCCAAAAGTGAACAATTAGCTAAACAATTATTGGATAATGGTTTTTATATTTCGTTTGGAAAGTATTTATTACGAAATCCAGAAATAGAGTTGGTTTTTAAAAACATACCAAACGATCGATTTTTTTTAGAAACAGATACAATCGATGAAGGAATACAGGCTGTTTACGCATTAGCAGCAAAATATAAAGGAGTTTCGGTAGAAGAAATTCAGGAAATAATAAGAACTAATTTTAATAAAGTTTTTAAAATTCAATTTTAA
- a CDS encoding ThiF family adenylyltransferase: MAEWTERAELLFKKEGLNKLQNAKVLVVGLGGVGSFAAEFLARAGVGTMTIVDGDVVDITNINRQLPALHSTVGQPKVTIVGDRLMDINPELKLTRVQEFLSPERAFEIVSDEFDYVLDCIDSVTPKLNLIIAAKRKRVKIISSMGAGGKMEAAKVKVSDISNTVNCFFSKTIRRRLKEVKIDKLKVVFSSEIQDESSLRMTDGSNFKKSFYGTNSYMPGLFGLYAAETVIRYLLKKE, encoded by the coding sequence ATGGCAGAATGGACAGAAAGAGCCGAACTTTTATTTAAAAAAGAAGGATTAAATAAATTGCAAAATGCAAAAGTATTGGTTGTAGGATTGGGTGGTGTAGGATCATTTGCTGCCGAATTTTTAGCCAGAGCTGGAGTAGGAACAATGACTATTGTTGATGGGGATGTGGTTGATATTACAAACATTAATCGACAATTACCAGCCTTGCATTCTACTGTTGGACAGCCAAAAGTTACTATTGTTGGAGATCGATTAATGGATATTAATCCAGAATTGAAGTTAACACGTGTACAAGAATTTTTATCACCAGAACGCGCATTTGAAATTGTTTCAGATGAATTTGATTATGTTTTGGACTGTATTGATAGTGTAACGCCAAAACTAAATTTGATTATTGCAGCCAAAAGAAAAAGAGTTAAAATCATAAGCAGTATGGGTGCTGGAGGCAAAATGGAAGCAGCCAAAGTGAAGGTATCAGATATTTCGAATACGGTTAACTGTTTTTTTTCAAAGACAATTAGACGACGTTTAAAAGAAGTTAAAATTGATAAATTGAAAGTTGTTTTTTCTTCGGAAATCCAAGATGAAAGCAGCCTCAGAATGACTGATGGTTCTAATTTCAAAAAATCATTTTATGGGACCAATAGTTATATGCCAGGTTTATTTGGTTTATATGCTGCGGAAACTGTAATTCGTTATTTGCTTAAAAAAGAATAA
- a CDS encoding HAD family phosphatase: MIQTVIFDMDGVIVDTEPVHHYAYYKQFDELKIVVPEEMYTSFTGFSTRNTFQTLKEAFQLEHNVEDLIQRKRTIFNDAFDSKEDLDLLEGVKDLIKDLHANGIQLIVASSASKVTIDRVFTRFGLHDYFTHIVSGEDFPKSKPHPAIFEHAASLSIAPKENCIVIEDSTNGVKAAKAAGILCIGYNSLHSKDQDLSEADTIINHFNELSFEKVADIDSKLSNN; the protein is encoded by the coding sequence ATGATACAAACAGTAATTTTCGACATGGATGGTGTAATTGTCGACACAGAACCCGTACACCATTATGCCTATTACAAACAATTTGATGAACTTAAAATAGTGGTTCCAGAAGAAATGTACACTTCTTTTACAGGATTTTCAACCAGAAATACATTTCAAACTTTGAAAGAAGCTTTTCAGCTTGAACATAATGTTGAAGATTTAATTCAAAGAAAAAGAACCATTTTTAATGATGCTTTTGATAGTAAAGAAGATTTAGATTTATTAGAAGGAGTCAAAGATTTAATCAAAGATTTGCATGCAAACGGTATTCAATTGATTGTTGCTTCTTCGGCATCAAAAGTTACTATTGATCGCGTTTTTACTCGTTTTGGGTTACATGATTATTTTACTCATATTGTAAGTGGCGAAGATTTTCCAAAATCAAAACCACATCCAGCTATTTTTGAGCATGCAGCTTCTTTATCTATTGCTCCAAAGGAAAATTGCATTGTAATTGAAGACAGTACAAATGGTGTAAAAGCGGCAAAGGCTGCTGGGATTTTATGTATTGGTTACAATAGCCTTCACTCTAAAGATCAGGATTTATCTGAAGCTGACACAATTATAA